In Vanrija pseudolonga chromosome 4, complete sequence, a single window of DNA contains:
- the spp1 gene encoding Set1 complex component spp1, which yields MDPASAPRASSPLASHAPASSPDKHARDAADSVERDAKRAKTAHDTASASPLQLASTKPVSRVGSVDVKLEVETDAGSRGPTPSASRHASPAALEKPKKKPTSSSSKAPLSASSSASAKKPPNKSKEVKKAAVVDKKKAKPKSRTLDELKSERARSTSTQPTTPGLDNESEDVYCICKGAVEEEEGGTMIGCEVCDNWFHPSCTGVAESEVDLLDVFICKDCEAKTSRRTVYKTLCKREGCGRNARSPSKFCSSRCAFQHAQGVLAGVDNKKARGQLQTALAAYPSPTPTVSVEHHGHVAEPAAPPNAEGELLAELRQQGDGVVRALELVAKRQAILEQAVAYYDSLVVTLAPAAPAPTKKSKNKRRDGQKEERPCAFDPRLLWDDEAVTAWSGEEAPVEEVPVDEEPEAGEGGDGGDGEDAPAATPKPPSRAVCKNGRRCDRHQGWQRTTAVALEVEVAQLTRRRDELAAYAEGIEREADVDAAGAKARDEVHRRLVKA from the exons ATGGAtcccgcctcggcgccgagggcttCGAGCCCGCTAGCAAGTCACGCACCCGCTTCTTCGCCCGACAAGcatgcgcgcgacgccgccgacagcgtgGAGCGGGACGCGAAGCGCGCCAAGACGGCACacgacacggcgtcggcttccCCGCTACAGCTCGCCTCAACCAAGCCCGTCTCGCgggtcggcagcgtcgacgtcaagctcgaggtcgagacggaTGCCGGGAGCCGGGggccgacgccctcggccagcCGGCATGCGAGCCCCGCTGCGCTCGAGAAGCCTAAGAAgaagccgacgagcagcagcagtaaGGCCCCGCTGTCGGcttcgtcgagcgcgtcggcgaagAAACCTCCCAACAAGTCGAAGGAGGTGAAGAAGGCCGCTGTAGtggacaagaagaaggccaagcccaAGTCTCGG AcactcgacgagctcaagtcTGAACGGGCGCGCAGT ACATCGACACAGCCGACGACACCAGGACTCGACAACGAGTCCGAAGACGTGTACTGTATTTGCAagggcgcggtcgaggaagaggagggcgGCACGATGATTGGGTGTGAAGT CTGCGACAACTGGTTCCACCCGTCGTgcaccggcgtcgccgagtccgaggtcgacctgTTAGACGTCTTCATCTGCAAGGACTGCGAGGCCAAGACGTCGCGGCGGACAGTGTACAAGACGCTGTGTAAGCGCGAGGGGTGCGGCCGGAACGCGCGGAGCCCGTCAAa GTTCTGCTCGTCACGGTGCGCGTTCCAGCACGCGCAAGGGGTGCTAGCAGGGGTAGACAACAAGAAGGCGCGGGGCCAGCTACAGACCGCTCTGGCAGCGTACCCCTCTCCCACACCGACCGTCAGCGTCGAGCACCACGGGCACGTTGCggagccagcggcgccgcccaacgccgagggcgagctgctcgccgagctccgacagcagggcgacggcgtggtgcgcgcgctcgagctcgtcgcgaaGCGCCAGGCGATCCTCGAACAGGCCGTGGCGTACTACGACTCGCTTGTCGTCACGCTCGCAccggccgcgcccgcgccgacgaagaagagcaagaacaagcgccgcgacgggcaGAAGGAGGAGCGGCCGTGCGCGTTCGACCCGCGCCTGCtgtgggacgacgaggcggtcacGGCATggagcggcgaggaggcgccggtcgaggaggtgccagtggacgaggagcccgaggccggagaaggcggtgacggcggcgacggcgaggatgccccggccgcgacgcccaaGCCGCCTTCCCGCGCCGTGTGCAAGAACGGCCGGAGGTGCGATCGCCACCAGGGCTGGCAGCGCACCACGGCAGTCGCGCTAGAGGTGGaagtcgcgcagctc ACACGgaggcgcgacgagctggcagcctacgccgagggcatcgagcgcgaggccgacgtcgacgcggcagGCGCCAAGGCGAG GGACGAGGTGCACCGCCGGCTTGTCAAGGCGTAA
- the pip_1 gene encoding putative proline iminopeptidase, which produces MSAGKLAAVPLKGGEAYPPDTPYNEQTLAVSDIHTIYFSQSGNPEGKPVVFIHGGPGVGTSAKDTAYFNPAVYRIVLVDQRGAGKSTPAGELRENTTWDLVSDLERVRGVVGVDKWLVFGGSWGSTLALAYAETHPDRTAGLILRGVYLSRKKELDFSYQDGASHIFPEQWDKFYSHIPEEERHDMMGAYYRRLLRDDDESLLTAKIWDQWEDSIAKLIPDPVLIARTEEDPRFARTLARIEAHYFVNLGFMADGFLVAEEQISKVRHIPVIVVQGRYDIVCPAVNAYDLKRAWGDSFRMYIVDDAGHSAQEPGTRRLLVGAADEFGATLQW; this is translated from the exons ATGTCAGCAGGCAAACTCGCAGCCGTGCCACTCAAGGGCGGGGAAGCGTACCCCCCAGACACGCCGTACAACGAGCAGACGCTCGCCGTGTCGGACATCCACACGATCTA CTTCTCGCAGTCTGGCAATCCCGAGGGCAAGCCCGTCGTCTTCAT TCATGGTGGACCTGGCGTCGGAACTAGCGCAAAGGACACGGCGTACTTCAACCCCGCGGTGTACCGcatcgtgctcgtcgaccagcgcgGGGCCGGCAAGTCGACTCC CGCTGGGGAGCTGCGCGAGAACACTACTTGGGACCTCGTTTCCGATCTCGAGCGGGTCCGCGGggttgtcggcgtcgacaagtGGCTCGTGTTTGGCGGGTCTTG GGGAtccaccctcgccctcgcgtaCGCCGAGACCCACCCTGACCGCACGGCCGGCCTCATTCTGCGCGGGGTGTACCTCTCGCGCAAGAAAGAGCTCGACTTTTCGTACCAGGATGGCGCGAGTC ACATCTTCCCCGAGCAGTGGGACAAGTTCTACTCCCATATTCCGGAGGAGGAGCGTCACGACATGATGGGCGCATACTaccgccgcctgctgcgcgacgacgacgagtcccTCCTCACCGCTAAGATCTGGGACCAGTGGGAGGACTCGATCGCCAAGCTCATCCCCGACCCCGTGCTGATTGCGCGCACCGAAGAAGACCCGCGGttcgcgcgcacgctcgcgcgcatcgAGGCGCATTACTTTGTCAATCTCGGGTTCATGGCCGACGGGTTCttggtcgccgaggagcagatTAGCAAGGTCCGTCATATCCCCGTTATCGTCGTGCAGGGGCGCTACGATATTGTGTGCCCG GCGGTCAACGCGTACGACCTCAAGAGGGCTTGGGGCGACAGCTTCCGCATGtacattgtcgacgacgccggccacTCGGCCCAAGAGCCCGGCACGAGGCGGCTGCTCGTTGGCGCTGCGGACGAGTTTGGAGCAACGCTGCAGTGGTGA
- the SPBC1773.06c_1 gene encoding Zinc-type alcohol dehydrogenase-like protein, protein MASIPTTQKQWILTPNPAGVGAVALVDGPVPELGPTDVLVNIKAASLNYKDHIVRLPTPFSPTVPTVPLSDGAGVVVATGAKVTRFAKGDRVAALFSPQAYTVGRYPVPGPSLGAQLDGTARPYGAFDEQSLVRIPDSISFEEASTLPCAGVTAYNGLYGVKERAVRAGDWVLVEGTGGVSLFVLQLAKAAGASVVATTSSDAKAAKLKALGADHVVNYKTDADWGASARALTPGGVGFDHIVDIGGHATLPHSIKASRFGATITVVGKSDYSPNAPQEPDITTAIYFQTTFRGVQVGNREHFEGLVASIEGTKWTPVVDKVFEFKDLEEAYKYLVSGSHVGKVVVKID, encoded by the exons ATGGCCTccatccccaccacccagaAGCAGTGGATTCTCACCCCCAACCCGGCAGGCGTTGGagcggtcgcgctcgtcgacggccccgttcccgagctcggccccaCCGACGTGCTCGTGAACATCAAGGCCGCGTCGCTCAACTACAAGGACCACATTGTTCGCCTC CCGACGCCCTTCTCGCCTACCGTCCCCACCGTCCCGCTCTcggacggcgccggcgtcgtcgtcgccaccggcgCAAAGGTGACGCGCTTCGCCAagggcgaccgcgtcgcggcgctcttCTCGCCCCAGGCGTACACTGTGGGCCGGTACCCCGTCCCTGGGCCCTctctcggcgcgcagctggacggcacggcgcgcccgtACGGCGCGTTCGACGAGCAGAGCCTCGTGCGCATCCCCGACTCGATCAGCTTCGAGGAGGCGTCGACGCTCCCCTGTGCCGGCGTGACGGCCTACAACGGCCTGTACGGCGTcaaggagcgcgccgtgcgcgccggcgactgGGTGCTCGTTGAGGGCACTGGCGGTGTCTCGCTCTTTGTGCTGCAG ctcgccaaggctgccggtgcctcggtcgtcgccaccacctcgtccgacgccaaggccgccaagctcaaggccctcggcgcggaccaCGTCGTCAACTACAAGACTGACGCCGACTGGggagcgtcggcgcgcgccctcacccccggcggcgtgggcttCGACCACATCGTCGACATTGGCGGCCATGCGACCCTCCCGCACTCTATCAAGGCGTCCCGCTTCGGCGCCACcatcaccgtcgtcggcaagtCCGACTACTCGCCCAACGCGCCCCAGGAGCCCGACATCACCACTGCCATCTACTTCCAGACCACGTTCCGCGGCGTCCAGGTCGGCAACCGCGAGCACTTTGAGGGCCTGGTTGCCAGCATCGAGGGCACCAAGTGGACGCCCGTTGTCGACAAGGTGTTCGAGttcaaggacctcgaggaggcGTACAAGTACCTCGTTTCCGGCAGCCacgtcggcaaggtcgtcgtcaagATTGACTAG
- the OSM1 gene encoding Fumarate reductase 2 encodes MLRLRPRTLLLAGLLLALMLYSVRRSFSTAMTNAPPTVIVVGSGLAGLSAAYTAVRAGARVHLLERAGKAGGNSIKASSGINGAGTRFQLAKGIDDTSFYADTVRSAGKRFTAPGVNRDALVSKLTSESSAAVTWLADEIGVDLAVVAPLGGHSVPRTHRGGGKIPPGFAIIKGLLDKLDTEAAFTLTKGADVTGLKTHNGVVTGVTYATDNGTHSLTGPVVFASGGFAGDASLLAEYRPDLAGLPSTNDVRPGAHSVLTTLGARLVDMDSVQVHPTGFVDPADPGARMKFLAAEMLRGEGGILLDQDGKRFVNELDTRAAVTKAIFELPSRDFGTTRQWGVTLLLDAGSAKAAEHHVSFYEWKGLLKKVKLRDLSPSVISAVDAYSASRGSPDMFGRRTYGNWRHTPGDHDAEVYVGDLTPVTHFTMGGVAIDADARVLTTKGDAVPGLWAAGEITGGVHGDNRLGGSSLLECVVFGRTAGAEAAKAAVVAGSASL; translated from the coding sequence ATGCTTCGACTGCGACCGCGCACCTTGCTCCTTGCAGGCTTGCTTCTTGCACTCATGCTCTACTCTGTGCGCCGCAGCTTCTCGACCGCCATGACGAACGCACCTCCAaccgtcatcgtcgtcggctcgggcctcgccggcctctcggcggcgtacactgccgtgcgtgccggcgctcgcgtgcacctcctcgagcgcgccggcaagGCAGGCGGGAACAGCATCAAGGCGAGCTCCGGCATcaacggcgccggcacgcgctTCCAGCTCGCTAAAGGAATCGACGACACGAGTTTCTACGCCGACACGGTGCGCTCCGCCGGCAAGCGCTTCACCGCGCCAGGCGTCAaccgcgacgcgctggtATCTAAGCTcacgtccgagtcgtccgCGGCTGTTACGTGGCTCGCGGACGAaatcggcgtcgacctcgccgtcgtcgcgcccctCGGAGGCCATAGCGTCCCGCGCACGCATCGTGGCGGCGGAAAGATCCCGCCAGGCTTTGCAATCATCAAGGggctgctcgacaagcttgacaccgaggcggcgttcACGCTCACCAAGGGCGCGGACGTCACTGGACTCAAGACACACAACGGTGTGGTCACTGGCGTCACATATGCCACGGACAACGGGACGCACTCGCTCACCGGGCCGGTCGTGTTTGCCTCGGGCGGGTTTGCGGGCGACGCGTCCCTGCTGGCGGAGTACCGTCCCGACCTCGCTGGACTGCCCTCGACCAACGACGTGCGGCCAGGGGCGCACAGCGTCCTCACCActctcggcgcgcgcctggtCGACATGGATAGCGTGCAGGTCCACCCTACTGGCTTTGTCGACCCGGCTGACCCCGGAGCCCGCATGAAGttcctcgcggccgagatgctccgcggcgagggcggtaTCCTGCTCGACCAGGACGGCAAGCGGTTCGTCAATgagctcgacacgcgcgcggcggtcaCCAAGGCCATCTTCGAGCTACCATCGCGTGATTTCGGCACGACACGGCAATGGGGCgtcacgctgctgctcgacgccggctcAGCCAAGGCCGCAGAGCACCATGTGTCATTTTACGAGTGGAAGGGCCTcctcaagaaggtcaagcTGCGCGACCTGTCTCCAAGTGTCATCTCCGCTGTCGACGCGTactccgcctcgcgcggctcgcccgACATGTTTGGAAGGCGGACGTACGGTAACTGGCGCCACACGCCAGGCGACCACGACGCAGAAGTGTACGTCGGCGACCTGACGCCCGTGACGCACTTCACGatgggcggcgtcgcgatcgacgccgacgcgcgcgtcctcaccaccaagggcgacgccgtgcccggTCTCTGGGCCGCGGGGGAGATTACAGGCGGCGTGCACGGCGATAACCGCCTCGGGGGCAGCAGTCTGCTCGAGTGCGTCGTATTTGGGCGTACGGCAGGCgcggaggcggccaaggctgcAGTGGTCGCGGGGTCGGCGAGTTTGTAA